DNA sequence from the Pseudomonas fluorescens Q2-87 genome:
GTCGATCCTTTATGAATAACCGTGTGGAACAACCCTGGATTCTCGGTCTGACCGGTGGCATCGGCAGCGGCAAGAGCGCGGCGGCCCAGCACTTCATCGACCTGGGCGTGCACGTTGTCGACGCCGATCATGCGGCGCGCTGGGTCGTCGAGCCGGGCCGTCCGGCGTTGGCTGAAATAGCCGGACACTTCGGTCCAGGTGTGTTGCAGGCCGACGGCACGCTGGACCGAGCGGCCCTGCGTAAACTGATCTTCGAAGATGCCGAGGAGCGTCGCTGGCTCGAAGCACTGTTGCATCCGCTGATCGCCGAGGAAATCGCTCACCATCTGGCCCAGGCACAATCACCCTACGCGATCCTGGTGTCGCCGCTGTTGATCGAGTCGGGGCAGTACGCCATGGCCCAGCGGATCCTGGTGATCGATGCGCCGGAACAATTGCAGATCAAGCGCACCTTGCAGCGCGACCAGACCAGCGAGCAGCAGGTCCAGGCGATCCTCAAGGCCCAATCCAGTCGCCAGGATCGCTTGAGCCACGCCGACGATGTGGTGGTCAATGACCGCGACCTCGCCTGGCTGCACAGCGAGGTCGAGCGCCTGCATCACTTTTACCTTACTTTGCGTGGAGGCCAATCATGAGCCAAACCCCAACCGTCGATTGCCCTACCTGTGGCGCCCCTGTGGAATGGAGCCCGGAGAACAAGTTCCGGCCGTTCTGCTCCGATCGCTGCAAACTGATCGACCTGGGCGCCTGGGCGTCGGAGGAACACAAGATTCCAGTCAGTCCCGACGCCGAGGATGAGCTGTTCAGCGAAGATTTCGAGCCTCGCCATTAAGGCCGCATGAAACCGTAGTCCTGTTCATCATCGAGATTTTCCGCCAGGAAACTCAACTCATCGGCCAGGTCTTCAACACTGCGTACTGTCTTGCTCTGCTGCACGATTGCGCTGAGCAAGGCACGCAGGCTCAAGCCCGGATCGAAACCGATCTCCATTGCCGCATCGTGGCTACGCCTGATTTCTTGCCTGGCCCATTCATAAACACTCATGGCTGTGCTCCTGGAAATTTTCCAGAGCATGAAGGGCGCCTGCCCGGCCAGCCTTGACGTGAATCAAGGCTTGTCGTCATCGTTCCAGGGCGCCGACAAGTAGCGCGTGCGGTTGAAGGTCTCCAGCCATTCGGGGCTGAATACCACCAGCGCGCTGATCACCATGCCGTTGATGAACGCTTCGGGAAAAATGATCAGCCAGAGATAACCGACGAAATCCTCCAGCCAATAAGGCATGGCGAATATGCCGTCGTACCACAGCAAGCCAAGCCCCAGCAGCAGGCAGGCCAACGCCGAAAGTGCGGCGGCGAGAAACCCGGAACAGAAGATATACACAAACAGATTACGCGGCTGGGCGCGCTCTACCAGGATCGCGCAGCACTCGGTGATCAGTACCGGCAACAGGATCAGCAGCGCGCCATTGACGCCTATCGCCGCCATGTCCTGGCGCCCCAGCAACACCAACGCAAGCTGGGCACAAAATCCACCGAGGATCGCCAGCGGCCAGTCCAGCAGCAACGTCACGGCCGTCATGCCAATGAAATGATACGAGACGCCCGTGTCGAAGTCCCGTCGCACCAGCCACAACATGAACAGTGCCAGCACGGTGCCGAACAACAAGTGCTGGCGACGGCCGTCGGTGAACAACTCGACCCACGGCGCCCGCCATACGGCCCAGGCCAGCACCGGCACATAAACCAGCCAGCCGGCCGCCAGGGTCTGGGGTGAGAGCAGTTCGGCGCCGATCATGAAACAACTCCTTTCGTTTGTCGTTGCATCAACCTTCCGTGGCGAGGGAGCTTGCTCCCGTGGGGTTGCGAAGCAGCCCTAAAGAATTTGCGACCGCTTCGCGCTCGAGCGGGAGCAAGCTCCCTCGCCACGGTCACTTCAAGCCAGCAGTCTACACCCCACCCTAAAGTCTCAATAATCAACGCAATGCTTTCAGCTTGTCGCAATAGAACGCTAAGCTTGGGTTCATGGATGATTCCGACTACTTACGCCTGCTGACCATCGCGGCCGAGCAAGCCAACGCCTTTCTCTCCAATGCCCGCAAATGGGAGCGTGAGCGTTGGGTCTGCCAGCGTCTGCTGCAAGGCTTGAACGTGCCGTACCGTGCCGACGAGTTCGCCCCTGCGGGAGAGCCGCCGGACGTGTTGTTTCGCGATGCCAATTTCGAGGTGTTTTTCGTGCTTGACGAGGGCCGTCGCCTCAATGACGAATGGCGCGACGAACTGCAACGGCGTCGCAGCGCATTTTCATTGAGCCAACTGGTGCGCCGCGAAGCCAAGCCACGCCGGATCCCGGCCAATGAGTTCCTGCTCCGGCTGGCCCCGACCCTGCGCAAGAAAGCCCACAACTACACCGAACGCGGCATGGACCTGGGGGAGTTGGACATCATTGCGTTCGCCAGCCTCAAGCGTGAAGTGCTGGACCTCAACAGCCACTTTCCGCCGCCCACCGAGTACCTGCGCCAGGGTTGGCGCTCACTGTCGCTGGTGGGGCCGACGTTTGCCCGGGTGCTGTTCGCCCACCCCGACGCACCGGATTTCCTGCGAGGCAACCTGGGCCGCAGCATCGTCTTCGATGTGGGGATCAGTCTTTGAGCCCCCTGCAGGAATTGATTGGCGCAGTGCCGCAGCAGGGCTGCGTGCGCTGGATCGGCGTACGCCCCGAGGGGCACGCACCGATGATCGAACTGGACGCCGTGGAGGCGCGCCTGGAAGCAGGACTGACTGGCGATCATGCCCGTCCGGGAGTGCGCAATGCGCGACAGGTGACGTTGATCCAGTGGGAACACCTGGCCGTCATCGGCTCGCTGATGGGCCGCCCGGCGGATCGTCCCGTACTGCCGCAAGAGTTGCGCCGCAACATCGCCGTCAGCGGCATCAATCTGTTCAGCCTCAAGGGCCGACGCTTTCGCATCGGCCAGGCCATCTTCGAAACCACCGGCTGGTGCCAGCCCTGCGCACGCTTGGAGCGCAACTTGGGTGAAGGTACGTTTCAGGCCGTGCGCGGCCATGGTGGAATCACCGCACGAGTGTTAAAAAGTGGAATCATTCGCCTGGACGACCGCTTGAGCGTCGAGCCCGTCCCGGCGAGCGGCTACGCTGCTTTCAATGCCGGATAGCTGGACGCTGTAGCGTCCAAACAATTCGCAACGTCTACCTGACGAGGCCTTTATGACCAGCCGCCTGAACCCAGATGACCAGAAGCATGTCGAA
Encoded proteins:
- the coaE gene encoding dephospho-CoA kinase (Dephospho-CoA kinase (CoaE) performs the final step in coenzyme A biosynthesis.), producing the protein MNNRVEQPWILGLTGGIGSGKSAAAQHFIDLGVHVVDADHAARWVVEPGRPALAEIAGHFGPGVLQADGTLDRAALRKLIFEDAEERRWLEALLHPLIAEEIAHHLAQAQSPYAILVSPLLIESGQYAMAQRILVIDAPEQLQIKRTLQRDQTSEQQVQAILKAQSSRQDRLSHADDVVVNDRDLAWLHSEVERLHHFYLTLRGGQS
- the yacG gene encoding DNA gyrase inhibitor YacG yields the protein MSQTPTVDCPTCGAPVEWSPENKFRPFCSDRCKLIDLGAWASEEHKIPVSPDAEDELFSEDFEPRH
- a CDS encoding energy-coupling factor ABC transporter permease, with the protein product MIGAELLSPQTLAAGWLVYVPVLAWAVWRAPWVELFTDGRRQHLLFGTVLALFMLWLVRRDFDTGVSYHFIGMTAVTLLLDWPLAILGGFCAQLALVLLGRQDMAAIGVNGALLILLPVLITECCAILVERAQPRNLFVYIFCSGFLAAALSALACLLLGLGLLWYDGIFAMPYWLEDFVGYLWLIIFPEAFINGMVISALVVFSPEWLETFNRTRYLSAPWNDDDKP
- a CDS encoding DUF1780 domain-containing protein; this encodes MDDSDYLRLLTIAAEQANAFLSNARKWERERWVCQRLLQGLNVPYRADEFAPAGEPPDVLFRDANFEVFFVLDEGRRLNDEWRDELQRRRSAFSLSQLVRREAKPRRIPANEFLLRLAPTLRKKAHNYTERGMDLGELDIIAFASLKREVLDLNSHFPPPTEYLRQGWRSLSLVGPTFARVLFAHPDAPDFLRGNLGRSIVFDVGISL
- a CDS encoding MOSC domain-containing protein, whose protein sequence is MSPLQELIGAVPQQGCVRWIGVRPEGHAPMIELDAVEARLEAGLTGDHARPGVRNARQVTLIQWEHLAVIGSLMGRPADRPVLPQELRRNIAVSGINLFSLKGRRFRIGQAIFETTGWCQPCARLERNLGEGTFQAVRGHGGITARVLKSGIIRLDDRLSVEPVPASGYAAFNAG